From Coffea arabica cultivar ET-39 chromosome 10e, Coffea Arabica ET-39 HiFi, whole genome shotgun sequence, one genomic window encodes:
- the LOC140014979 gene encoding uncharacterized protein isoform X1, whose amino-acid sequence MWRVANGIKELFKNKKKLYGLYIDIIDRMWDNMLKKDLHTAAFWLNPTFQYDKDSPCHMPEITKSVLEVMQKLKMDGLQYIIDEISMFRSKDQSFGLEFAQNTHKIARPDERWKLVGNDAPHLQKLAIKLLSQTSSSSGYKHNWSVFERNHTKKRNKLEHQRLNDLIYIHYNLRLKNRFSYKKRSYDSVDYETIDKVEFWIVDEEQEGEFDYDELEEMTEEEFPKNSENEASQSHKKDTNIVQLDDEDDLDDIDFESHEIGDKDDEDEDEEWLR is encoded by the exons ATGTGGAGAGTTGCTAATGGCATTAAAGAACTGTTTAAGAACAAGAAAAAGTTATACGGCCTATACATTGATATAATTGATAGGATGTGGGATAATATGTTGAAAAAAGATCTTCATACGGCTGCCTTTTGGTTGAATCCGACCTTCCAATATGATAAGGATAGCCCTTGTCACATGCCTGAGATTACGAAAAGTGTTTTAGAAGTCATGCAAAAGTTAAAAATGGATGGACTTCAATATATAATCGATGAAATATCAATGTTTAGATCAAAGGATCAAAGTTTTGGATTGGAATTTGCTCAAAATACTCACAAAATTGCCCGTCCAG ATGAGCGGTGGAAATTGGTTGGTAATGATGCTCCACATTTACAAAAGTTGGCAATTAAGCTCTTGAGCCAAACATCTTCTTCTTCAGGATATAAACACAATTGGAGTGTATTTGAACGCAACCATACCAAAAAGAGAAATAAACTTGAGCATCAAAGGTTGAATGATCTTATTTATATTCATTATAATTTACGTTTGAAGAATAG GTTTTCATATAAAAAGAGGTCTTATGATTCGGTGGATTATGAAACTATTGATAAAGTTGAATTTTGGATAGTTGATGAGGAACAAGAAGGAGAGTTTGATTATGATGAGTTAGAAGAAATgactgaagaagaatttccCAAAAATAGCGAAAATGAAGCCTCTCAATCAC atAAGAAAGACACCAATATTGTGCAACTTGATGATGAGGATGATCTTGATGATATCGACTTCGAAAGTCATGAAATTGGAGACaaagatgatgaagatgaagatgaagaatgGCTTAGATAG
- the LOC140014979 gene encoding uncharacterized protein isoform X2, giving the protein MWRVANGIKELFKNKKKLYGLYIDIIDRMWDNMLKKDLHTAAFWLNPTFQYDKDSPCHMPEITKSVLEVMQKLKMDGLQYIIDEISMFRSKDQSFGLEFAQNTHKIARPDERWKLVGNDAPHLQKLAIKLLSQTSSSSGYKHNWSVFERNHTKKRNKLEHQRFSYKKRSYDSVDYETIDKVEFWIVDEEQEGEFDYDELEEMTEEEFPKNSENEASQSHKKDTNIVQLDDEDDLDDIDFESHEIGDKDDEDEDEEWLR; this is encoded by the exons ATGTGGAGAGTTGCTAATGGCATTAAAGAACTGTTTAAGAACAAGAAAAAGTTATACGGCCTATACATTGATATAATTGATAGGATGTGGGATAATATGTTGAAAAAAGATCTTCATACGGCTGCCTTTTGGTTGAATCCGACCTTCCAATATGATAAGGATAGCCCTTGTCACATGCCTGAGATTACGAAAAGTGTTTTAGAAGTCATGCAAAAGTTAAAAATGGATGGACTTCAATATATAATCGATGAAATATCAATGTTTAGATCAAAGGATCAAAGTTTTGGATTGGAATTTGCTCAAAATACTCACAAAATTGCCCGTCCAG ATGAGCGGTGGAAATTGGTTGGTAATGATGCTCCACATTTACAAAAGTTGGCAATTAAGCTCTTGAGCCAAACATCTTCTTCTTCAGGATATAAACACAATTGGAGTGTATTTGAACGCAACCATACCAAAAAGAGAAATAAACTTGAGCATCAAAG GTTTTCATATAAAAAGAGGTCTTATGATTCGGTGGATTATGAAACTATTGATAAAGTTGAATTTTGGATAGTTGATGAGGAACAAGAAGGAGAGTTTGATTATGATGAGTTAGAAGAAATgactgaagaagaatttccCAAAAATAGCGAAAATGAAGCCTCTCAATCAC atAAGAAAGACACCAATATTGTGCAACTTGATGATGAGGATGATCTTGATGATATCGACTTCGAAAGTCATGAAATTGGAGACaaagatgatgaagatgaagatgaagaatgGCTTAGATAG
- the LOC113711185 gene encoding replication protein A 70 kDa DNA-binding subunit B produces the protein MILTMWPKFIDIEAQYLLRILNQSPTLIITRAKVTSVHVLSVETQTMSAILFDPQIPQALELKSWTKASRPYIEQVLAKKLYDATHQTVQPPPEEHMHDISYALNTPYLAKPFWIKAKAKIVQPQHRLYILTCPASNCKKQTGAQANFNFLCRHCNMTFAKPLPRLKFLVQLSDTTGTITAQIEDQHAQHILNISAEDILYMTLKVILNINNITFYRIQIYSHYSYTKPKTYSFRNQCPQNQIPDIADINIKLHMSTFRFQVRKFTHPLQNTIVAKYNILACLPIEDPTQTPAPATNEASSSNLPDQQIATEDSSKDTTNPTIAQATATKKRDPPATITDQPKHQIID, from the exons ATGATACTTACAATGTGGCCAAAATTCATTGACATTGAAGCACAATACCTTCTGAGGATCTTAAATCAATCCCCGACATTGATTATAACAAGAGCCAAAGTGACTTCAGTACATG TTTTATCTGTCGAGACACAAACAATGAGTGCTATCTTGTTTGATCCACAAATCCCTCAAGCACTAGAACTCAAAAGTTG GACCAAAGCAAGCAGACCTTATATTGAGCAAGTTTTAGCAAAAAAACTTTATGATGCAACTCATCAAACAGTCCAACCTCCTCCTGAAGAACATATGCACGACATCAGCTATGCACTAAATACTCCTTATCTG GCAAAGCCATTCTGGATCAAAGCCAAAGCAAAGATAGTTCAGCCTCAACATCGACTCTACATCCTTACCTGTCCAGCTTCTAATTGCAAGAAACAAACTGGAGCTCAAGCAAATTTCAACTTCTTATGCCGTCATTGCAACATGACATTTGCAAAACCACTGCCAAG GCTCAAGTTCTTAGTGCAACTGTCTGATACTACTGGAACAATTACTGCACAAATTGAAGACCAGCATGCTCAACACATTCTCAACATCTCTGCTGAAGACATACTCTACATGACACTAAAGGTAATTTTGAACATTAACAACATTACTTTTTATAGAATACAAATTTATTCACACTATTCATATACCAAACCAAAGACATACTCATTCAGAAACCAATGtccacagaaccaaattccagaTATTGCAGACATCAATATAAAGCTCCATATGAGCACATTTCGTTTTCAAGTCAGGAAATTCACTCATCCTCTACAAAACACAATTGTAGCAAAGTACAACATCCTCGCTTGTCTACCAATTGAAGATCCTACACAGACCCCTGCACCAGCAACCAATGAAGCCTCATCATCAAACCTACCTGATCAACAAATTGCAACTGAAGATTCAAGCAAAGACACAACCAATCCAACCATCGCACAAGCTACAGCAACTAAGAAAAGAGATCCACCAGCAACAATCACTGACCAGCCAAAGCACCAAATAATCGACTAA
- the LOC113711184 gene encoding uncharacterized protein: MESYPLNNSSYPDSVNSSPRSLENSSWDEAISSSSAYFKVKFLCSYGGKILPRPHDNQLTYVGGDTKILAVDRNTKYSMLISKLSSLSDSSEVSFKYQLPGEDLDALISVTNDEDLEHMMLEYDRLHRSSAKPARLRLFIFPLNANPPPSVSSFESDDSKADRQWFVDALNAAQINQNLEGSSPQSVAVSGVEEPARSPDFLFGLEKGHPTPAKLQDPPPVAPTVMVRQVIGEPVVPPAAEIQRQMHELQKMQISGHDQDLYRRKVDEFYQQKPPPQAPQAEQVPPVTTPATYWQERQGPFPAGVGVGVGVGGTEPPPMYLIQTPAGVYQAPAMRQVPGQVGQQYFGVQRMVPEAYREQPVYNPMGPPASSSMIQQQKFGGAYTSDGIGIGLVRPPIASEPGYAQVSYDSAGRQVFCAAPGGVNVMHPPPPYQAVPTMAPTLDVRQAGGVLNADGKFVVKSSQPS, translated from the coding sequence ATGGAGAGCTACCCATTGAATAATTCATCCTACCCGGATTCCGTAAATTCCTCCCCAAGGTCCCTCGAAAATTCCTCCTGGGATGaggccatttcttcttcatctgcCTACTTCAAAGTCAAGTTCTTGTGCAGTTACGGCGGTAAAATCCTCCCCCGCCCTCATGACAACCAGCTCACTTACGTCGGCGGCGACACCAAAATCTTAGCCGTCGATAGGAACACCAAGTACTCCATGCTCATCTCTAAACTCTCTTCGCTTTCTGATTCCTCTGAAGTAAGTTTTAAGTATCAGTTGCCCGGAGAAGACCTTGATGCGTTAATTTCGGTTACCAATGATGAGGATTTGGAGCATATGATGCTTGAATATGACCGTCTTCATCGGTCTTCAGCTAAGCCGGCGAGGCTGAGGCTGTTTATATTTCCGTTGAATGCCAACCCGCCGCCCTCCGTGAGTAGTTTTGAGTCGGATGATTCCAAGGCTGACAGGCAGTGGTTTGTTGACGCGTTGAATGCTGCGCAGATTAATCAGAATTTGGAGGGCTCTTCTCCGCAGTCTGTGGCGGTTTCTGGGGTGGAGGAGCCGGCGAGGAGCCCTGattttttgtttggtttggAAAAGGGTCATCCCACGCCGGCGAAGTTGCAGGATCCTCCGCCGGTGGCCCCTACGGTTATGGTTCGGCAGGTGATAGGCGAGCCCGTGGTTCCTCCGGCGGCGGAGATTCAACGGCAGATGCATGAGTTGCAGAAGATGCAAATTTCAGGCCATGATCAAGATTTGTACAGGAGGAAAGTCGATGAGTTTTACCAGCAAAAACCTCCACCCCAGGCTCCTCAGGCGGAGCAGGTCCCGCCGGTGACAACTCCGGCGACGTATTGGCAGGAAAGACAAGGGCCTTTTCCAGCTGGGGTTGGAGTTGGAGTTGGGGTTGGGGGAACCGAGCCTCCTCCTATGTACCTAATTCAAACTCCGGCGGGAGTTTATCAAGCTCCGGCGATGAGACAGGTCCCCGGCCAAGTCGGTCAGCAGTACTTTGGAGTGCAAAGGATGGTGCCGGAGGCTTACCGGGAACAGCCGGTGTATAATCCGATGGGTCCGCCTGCATCTTCCTCGATGATTCAGCAACAAAAGTTTGGTGGGGCCTACACATCTGACGGGATTGGAATCGGATTGGTACGGCCACCAATTGCTTCTGAGCCCGGGTATGCGCAAGTTAGCTACGACAGCGCAGGAAGGCAGGTCTTCTGTGCTGCGCCTGGAGGCGTGAATGTGATGCACCCTCCTCCGCCTTACCAGGCGGTGCCCACGATGGCTCCCACCTTGGACGTTAGACAGGCCGGTGGAGTTTTGAATGCCGACGGCAAATTTGTGGTCAAGTCTTCGCAGCCATCTTGA